Proteins from a single region of Punica granatum isolate Tunisia-2019 chromosome 8, ASM765513v2, whole genome shotgun sequence:
- the LOC116187894 gene encoding glycosyltransferase BC10: protein MPSEEDKDPLVITRPNPPAKSLPTRVLQLFVLFFIVCITFGAVSVYTIRHFGVQSSATAVKSSFQPCYVESNSLDHWIRPPSDLLHTMSDEELFWRSTMVPRIKKYPFKRLPKIAFMFLTKGPMPLAPLWERFLKGHEERYSIYVHSSPSFHAQFHPSSVFYKRQIPSQVAEWGRMSMCDAERRLLANALLDISNEWFILLSESCIPLYNFSLIYNYIAKSRFSFIGAFDDHGPYGRGRYNPDMSPEVNLTEWRKGAQWFEVNRRLAVSIVEDTVYYPKFKEFCRPACYVDEHYFPTMLTIRAGSQLANRSLTWVDWSRGGAHPATFGRADVTEDFLRRIVEGRNCSYNRQPTSTCFLFARKFAPSTLEPLLALAREVLGY from the exons ATGCCATCAGAGGAAGACAAGGACCCTCTAGTTATAACCAGGCCAAACCCCCCAGCAAAGTCTCTGCCTACTCGGGTTCTTCAACTGTTCGTGCTTTTTTTCATCGTGTGCATCACATTTGGGGCCGTTAGCGTATACACGATCCGGCATTTCGGGGTCCAGAGCTCTGCTACAGCTGTTAAATCGAGTTTTCAGCCTTGCTATGTGGAGTCAAACAGTTTGGACCATTGGATAAGGCCCCCTTCGGATCTGCTCCACACGATGAGCGATGAGGAGCTGTTCTGGAGGTCTACAATGGTTCCTCGAATAAAGAAGTATCCCTTCAAAAGACTCCCAAAGATTGCATTTATGTTCTTGACCAAAGGGCCAATGCCCCTGGCTCCTCTCTGGGAGAGGTTTCTGAAGGGCCATGAGGAGCGGTACTCAATCTATGTTCATTCCTCGCCCTCTTTTCATGCCCAGTTCCACCCATCTTCAGTGTTCTACAAGAGACAGATCCCGAGTCAG GTTGCAGAGTGGGGGAGGATGAGCATGTGTGACGCAGAAAGGCGGCTCCTCGCAAATGCGCTGCTGGATATATCAAATGAGTGGTTCATCCTGCTTTCAGAGTCCTGTATCCCTCTCTACAACTTCAGTCTCATCTATAACTACATTGCAAAGTCCCGATTTAGCTTCATCGGGGCATTTGATGACCACGGGCCCTATGGTCGTGGCCGGTACAATCCTGACATGAGCCCCGAGGTGAACCTCACTGAGTGGCGGAAGGGGGCCCAGTGGTTTGAGGTCAACCGGAGGCTCGCAGTGAGTATTGTGGAGGACACCGTCTACTACCCCAAGTTCAAGGAGTTCTGCAGGCCCGCATGCTACGTGGATGAGCACTACTTCCCTACGATGCTCACAATACGGGCGGGCAGCCAActggccaacaggagcctcACCTGGGTCGACTGGTCCCGGGGAGGGGCCCACCCCGCCACGTTCGGGAGGGCTGACGTAACGGAGGATTTCCTGAGGAGGATCGTCGAGGGGCGCAACTGCAGTTACAACAGGCAGCCCACGTCGACGTGCTTCCTCTTTGCAAGGAAGTTTGCCCCAAGCACGTTGGAGCCGCTTCTGGCGCTGGCCCGAGAGGTCCTGGGCTACTGA